The following are encoded in a window of Paenibacillaceae bacterium GAS479 genomic DNA:
- a CDS encoding NAD(P)-dependent dehydrogenase, short-chain alcohol dehydrogenase family, translating into MKQKDTVKLLEGKVAIVTGGGSGIGRATALEFARHGAKVGFLDRTPDDAEKVKAAIERDGGEAWVTSTDVSDAKAVEAGIRTITEKFGRLDIVFANAGINGVWTTIEDLDVDDWDQTLGINLRGTFLTVKYAIPYLKKQGGSVIITSSINGNRIFNNTGASAYSSSKAGQVAFMKMAALELAQYKIRVNAVCPGAIETNIDENTVRTKEAEEAAIPVEYPEGSHPLRGKPGKASQVADLVTYLASDLSSHVTSTDIYIDGAESLL; encoded by the coding sequence ATGAAGCAGAAGGATACAGTCAAGCTGCTGGAAGGCAAAGTAGCGATAGTTACGGGCGGAGGCTCTGGAATCGGCAGGGCGACAGCGCTGGAATTTGCTCGTCACGGAGCTAAAGTTGGCTTTTTGGACCGGACTCCAGATGATGCTGAAAAAGTAAAAGCGGCGATCGAGCGCGACGGTGGCGAGGCTTGGGTCACATCGACAGATGTGAGTGATGCCAAAGCTGTGGAAGCTGGCATCCGTACCATAACGGAGAAATTTGGGCGCCTAGATATTGTGTTTGCCAATGCCGGTATTAATGGCGTTTGGACGACCATTGAAGATCTGGATGTAGATGATTGGGATCAGACGCTGGGCATCAATTTACGCGGGACATTTTTGACCGTCAAATATGCGATTCCTTACCTGAAAAAACAGGGCGGCAGCGTAATTATTACGAGCTCCATCAACGGCAATCGCATTTTCAACAACACCGGAGCCAGCGCCTATAGCTCCTCCAAAGCGGGGCAGGTTGCCTTCATGAAAATGGCGGCTCTTGAGCTTGCTCAATATAAAATTCGAGTGAATGCTGTCTGCCCGGGCGCAATCGAAACCAACATCGATGAAAACACCGTCCGCACCAAGGAAGCGGAGGAGGCGGCTATACCGGTTGAATATCCGGAAGGCTCGCATCCGCTGCGCGGCAAGCCCGGCAAAGCTTCTCAAGTTGCAGACTTGGTCACTTATTTGGCTTCGGACCTGTCCTCGCATGTGACAAGCACGGATATTTATATCGATGGGGCTGAATCGTTGTTGTAA
- a CDS encoding transposase, IS30 family gives MSYSHLSIIERGQLETLHRLGWSTRAIASQLGRHHSTISREIRRGCMEKDYQAGTAQQAYQERRALSVPVGKYSSELAEELSQKLAQTWSPEQISARRKVEGEATVCFKTIYRWLYRGLVAARTVKVLRHKGKRQKPVETRGRFPVGTPISKRPKEIRSRTTFGHWELDTVVSSRGKSKACAATFIERKTRLYMALKIPDRTAYSMEVACGVAISQYPTNVFKTATTDRGKEFACYMNVEAFHGVKVYFADPYSSWQRGSNENANGLLREFFPKGHDFASVTDEQLAEAIRLINNRPRKCLGWKSAHEAFMEELSHLA, from the coding sequence ATGAGCTACTCCCATCTTAGCATAATTGAACGCGGTCAGCTAGAAACCTTGCATCGTCTAGGTTGGTCAACCCGAGCCATTGCCAGCCAATTAGGACGTCACCACTCCACTATCTCGCGTGAAATCCGCCGCGGTTGTATGGAAAAAGACTATCAAGCTGGGACAGCTCAGCAAGCCTATCAAGAACGACGAGCTTTATCCGTGCCTGTCGGGAAATACTCGTCTGAGCTTGCAGAAGAGCTCAGCCAAAAGCTCGCTCAAACCTGGTCTCCCGAGCAAATCTCGGCAAGGCGAAAGGTGGAGGGGGAGGCAACCGTGTGCTTCAAGACCATCTACAGATGGCTCTATCGTGGGCTTGTTGCAGCCAGGACGGTCAAGGTTTTACGGCATAAGGGCAAACGTCAGAAACCGGTGGAGACACGCGGACGTTTCCCTGTCGGCACTCCGATTAGCAAGCGTCCGAAAGAGATTCGCAGCCGGACCACGTTCGGTCATTGGGAACTGGACACCGTTGTCTCCAGCCGAGGAAAAAGCAAAGCCTGTGCTGCCACCTTTATCGAGCGAAAAACTCGCTTGTACATGGCCTTAAAGATTCCGGATCGGACGGCTTACTCGATGGAAGTCGCCTGTGGGGTTGCAATCAGCCAGTACCCTACGAACGTATTCAAGACGGCTACAACGGATCGAGGGAAAGAATTTGCCTGCTACATGAACGTGGAAGCCTTTCACGGAGTAAAGGTCTACTTTGCTGATCCCTATTCCTCATGGCAACGTGGGTCCAACGAGAACGCCAATGGCTTGCTTCGAGAGTTCTTTCCAAAAGGACATGATTTCGCTTCCGTTACGGATGAACAACTAGCTGAGGCTATTCGTCTCATTAACAACCGTCCCCGTAAATGCCTCGGGTGGAAGTCGGCTCACGAAGCCTTCATGGAAGAGCTGTCGCACTTAGCTTGA
- a CDS encoding AraC family transcriptional regulator: MLAQLNKSLSYIEENLTDRVDYHEAAKIACCSEYHFSRMFSFLAGITLSEYIRRRRLTLAALELSHSDIKIIDAAMKYGYTSPDSFTRAFQSMHGITPSEARIHGQSLKAFPRMTFQLTIKGGSEMNYRIEDKEAFRIVGIKKRVAIVFQGVNPEIASMFEGLTPEMIDKIKGFSNIQPSGLISASTNFSEGRMEEKGELDHYIGAATTNEARDGFAQLEVSASTWAVFTAVGPFPSALQEIWGRIYSEWFPSSEYELREGPEMLWNEQKDVTSSQFKSEIWIPIKKK; the protein is encoded by the coding sequence ATGCTGGCGCAACTGAACAAATCTTTAAGCTATATTGAAGAGAATCTTACTGATCGTGTGGACTATCATGAGGCAGCGAAAATTGCCTGCTGTTCGGAATATCATTTTTCACGGATGTTCTCATTCCTTGCAGGCATTACTTTGTCGGAATACATCCGCCGAAGACGCCTAACTTTGGCAGCACTCGAACTAAGCCATAGTGACATCAAAATCATTGATGCTGCGATGAAATACGGATATACCTCGCCGGATTCCTTTACTAGGGCTTTCCAAAGCATGCATGGGATTACTCCCTCGGAAGCCCGGATCCATGGACAGTCCCTCAAAGCCTTCCCCCGGATGACGTTTCAACTAACTATCAAAGGAGGAAGTGAAATGAACTACCGAATTGAAGACAAAGAGGCTTTTCGCATAGTGGGGATCAAAAAAAGAGTGGCAATAGTATTTCAGGGGGTGAATCCGGAGATTGCATCGATGTTTGAAGGACTTACACCAGAAATGATTGATAAGATTAAGGGCTTTTCGAATATTCAGCCTTCAGGACTAATCAGTGCTTCCACGAATTTCAGTGAAGGGCGGATGGAGGAGAAAGGAGAGCTTGATCATTACATCGGAGCGGCCACAACGAATGAAGCGCGAGATGGCTTCGCCCAGTTGGAGGTGTCAGCCTCTACATGGGCTGTATTCACGGCCGTTGGTCCTTTTCCGAGTGCGCTTCAAGAAATCTGGGGACGCATTTATTCCGAATGGTTTCCGTCTTCGGAATATGAGCTACGCGAAGGGCCTGAAATGCTCTGGAATGAGCAGAAAGATGTAACATCGTCGCAATTTAAAAGCGAAATATGGATACCCATTAAAAAGAAATAA
- a CDS encoding chloramphenicol 3-O phosphotransferase encodes MNGTSSSGKTSISMELMNQKEILFHHLSIDDFIKDFFENNFSDIEPIREVDDQVVAGITFDPLVSLYYSKIKLFSEMGLNVIVDTVIENDKWFNECLDVFSNQPTLFIGVICSKEELIRREQTRGDRKIGLAASQFSKVYCIDEYDLEVNTEKMNPIECAEKILSFIESNEDYLVFKKLSKRNVSVS; translated from the coding sequence ATGAACGGAACTTCAAGTTCAGGTAAGACTAGTATTTCTATGGAACTGATGAATCAGAAAGAGATTCTTTTTCATCATTTATCAATAGATGATTTTATCAAGGACTTTTTTGAAAATAATTTTTCAGATATTGAACCTATAAGAGAAGTAGATGACCAAGTTGTCGCAGGAATAACTTTTGATCCCTTAGTCTCACTGTACTATTCAAAAATTAAATTGTTTTCAGAAATGGGTTTGAATGTAATAGTCGATACTGTAATCGAAAATGACAAGTGGTTTAATGAGTGTCTTGATGTATTTTCTAATCAGCCTACATTATTTATAGGTGTAATATGCTCGAAAGAAGAACTCATAAGAAGAGAGCAAACAAGAGGAGATAGAAAGATTGGACTAGCAGCTTCACAGTTCAGCAAAGTATATTGCATTGATGAATATGACCTTGAAGTAAATACTGAAAAGATGAATCCAATAGAATGCGCCGAAAAGATATTAAGTTTTATTGAGTCCAATGAGGATTACTTGGTATTTAAGAAATTAAGTAAAAGAAATGTTAGTGTTTCCTAG
- a CDS encoding Acetyltransferase (GNAT) domain-containing protein → MYTMKPLIIGDSAVSNELRSLQTAAYLVEARLIGFDGIPQINETHEALLTSNATFYGCRLDGRLAGAIALEQESTGELTIDRLVVHPDFFRKGIGQFLLRQTLALHPNVDWLVSTGALNTPAIKLYLSMGFTETGRKEVAPGLELASFRRPSSPLTDTIIRS, encoded by the coding sequence ATGTACACAATGAAACCTTTAATCATTGGCGATTCCGCGGTATCAAATGAGCTGCGCTCGTTGCAGACGGCCGCCTATCTTGTAGAAGCACGTCTCATTGGCTTTGATGGAATTCCACAAATTAATGAAACCCATGAAGCTTTGCTGACCTCAAATGCAACCTTTTATGGCTGCCGTTTAGATGGCAGACTGGCCGGGGCAATTGCATTGGAACAAGAATCCACCGGTGAGCTTACAATTGATCGTTTGGTCGTTCATCCAGACTTTTTCCGCAAAGGAATCGGCCAATTTTTGCTCCGCCAAACGCTGGCGCTACACCCCAACGTAGACTGGCTCGTCTCAACGGGAGCACTCAATACTCCTGCGATAAAGCTATATCTCTCCATGGGATTCACGGAGACTGGGCGCAAGGAAGTTGCTCCGGGATTAGAGTTGGCAAGCTTCCGACGGCCTTCCAGCCCGCTAACCGATACAATAATCAGGTCGTAG
- a CDS encoding Putative stress-induced transcription regulator, with protein sequence MIWKDFLNSLWHDWRGSGASEDRLESPSWRSHFLSSYGYSDDLTASSIANDPAMDLQATDNTTASNPTVNKQATDIVMASNPTVNELIELKHLRDGLRQLTHRINESVRGTPPVALVQDDFTLLNKYLADSPFTRSIVWEAGALQMLESSQAAGWGNVMARITAAYAATLAHGELERFRICDNPDCKWMYYDGTRNRSKRYCDDKCCGNLMKVRRFRERAKDKFENSSKN encoded by the coding sequence ATGATCTGGAAAGACTTTTTAAACAGCCTTTGGCATGATTGGAGAGGCAGCGGAGCAAGTGAGGATCGTCTGGAGTCTCCTTCATGGAGGAGCCACTTTTTGTCCTCTTATGGTTACAGCGACGATCTGACAGCCTCATCAATAGCCAATGATCCAGCAATGGACTTGCAGGCAACGGACAATACTACGGCAAGTAATCCGACTGTGAACAAGCAAGCAACTGACATTGTCATGGCAAGTAATCCGACTGTGAACGAGTTGATTGAACTGAAACATCTGCGCGATGGACTACGTCAGCTTACACATCGGATCAACGAGTCCGTAAGAGGCACTCCTCCTGTCGCGCTTGTGCAGGATGATTTTACATTGCTGAATAAGTATCTTGCTGATTCTCCCTTTACGAGGAGCATAGTCTGGGAAGCTGGAGCGTTGCAGATGCTGGAATCATCTCAAGCCGCAGGCTGGGGCAACGTGATGGCCCGCATCACTGCCGCTTATGCTGCAACTCTTGCCCACGGGGAGCTGGAGCGTTTTCGAATCTGTGACAATCCAGACTGCAAATGGATGTACTATGACGGAACTCGCAATCGATCGAAGCGTTACTGCGATGACAAATGTTGCGGAAACTTAATGAAAGTTCGTCGGTTTCGTGAGCGCGCCAAGGACAAGTTCGAGAATAGTAGTAAGAATTAG
- a CDS encoding DinB superfamily protein has protein sequence MSREKTKLLEKAWEYAYETEDWSPPLKMALQDVTEEQADWRPQGAASNTIRETVHHLIYYKEKFLQKSGHKPDGITNTDTFQAAAIRAEDASWDETRDRLAAAHAQIASIIREWSSDEDYDREITKNYTAGQWVSSLANHDAYHIGQIVLLRKLQGTWAATRSFQ, from the coding sequence ATGAGCAGAGAAAAAACGAAGCTACTGGAGAAGGCATGGGAATATGCCTACGAAACAGAGGATTGGTCGCCTCCACTCAAAATGGCTCTGCAGGACGTAACGGAAGAACAGGCGGACTGGCGGCCGCAAGGTGCGGCAAGCAACACAATTCGTGAAACGGTCCATCACCTGATTTACTACAAAGAAAAGTTTTTGCAGAAGTCAGGCCATAAGCCAGATGGCATAACGAATACGGATACGTTCCAGGCTGCCGCAATCCGCGCCGAAGATGCGAGTTGGGATGAAACAAGAGATCGACTAGCTGCAGCTCATGCTCAAATTGCTTCGATCATCCGCGAGTGGAGCAGCGATGAAGATTATGACAGGGAGATTACCAAAAACTACACGGCCGGACAATGGGTATCCAGCCTTGCCAACCATGATGCTTATCATATTGGGCAAATTGTTTTGCTGCGCAAGCTTCAAGGTACATGGGCGGCGACTCGTTCTTTTCAATAA